Proteins from a genomic interval of Oscillatoria salina IIICB1:
- a CDS encoding RNA polymerase sigma factor, RpoD/SigA family, whose product MNIAELNQTENLEFTENIDFEDSENNDSSSDTDLVEVEFTDGKEGKSNGSSSWYNKSDSDDTVGAFFKEMARYPLLKPEEEIELAHRVKFLMEVEELREQMKEELQREPTKQDLAEKLALTLRQLEHRLYQGRVAKRKMIRSNLRLVVSIAKRYLNRGVPFLDLIQEGAIGLNRAAEKFDPNKGYKFSTYAYWWIRQAITRTIANDARTIRLPIHIVEKLNKLKKAQRTLKQKLQRQPSEEELAEELDVSHSQLRQLLQLRRQSLSLNHRVGKGEDTELVDLLEDSDLQLPEDQMNEAMMRQEISDVLSDVLTEREKDVISMRYGLATSQPYTLEEVGGMFNLSRERVRQIQSKAMRKLRRPQVARRLRGWLN is encoded by the coding sequence ATGAACATTGCAGAACTTAACCAAACTGAAAATCTGGAATTTACAGAAAACATCGATTTTGAAGATTCAGAGAATAACGATTCCTCTTCAGATACCGATCTCGTTGAAGTAGAATTTACCGATGGAAAAGAAGGTAAAAGTAATGGTAGTTCGTCTTGGTATAATAAATCTGATTCGGATGATACAGTGGGCGCTTTCTTTAAAGAAATGGCGCGTTATCCATTACTGAAACCAGAAGAGGAAATTGAATTAGCTCATCGGGTTAAATTCCTCATGGAAGTTGAGGAATTGCGCGAGCAAATGAAAGAAGAATTGCAGCGCGAACCGACGAAACAAGATTTAGCTGAAAAATTGGCATTAACCCTGCGTCAGCTAGAACATCGCCTTTATCAGGGACGGGTAGCGAAACGTAAAATGATTCGCTCTAACTTACGCTTAGTTGTCTCGATCGCTAAACGCTATCTTAACCGAGGCGTGCCTTTCTTAGATTTAATTCAAGAAGGCGCGATCGGACTAAATCGCGCGGCGGAAAAGTTCGATCCCAATAAAGGTTATAAGTTTTCTACCTACGCTTATTGGTGGATTCGCCAAGCAATTACGCGCACGATCGCTAACGACGCACGCACGATTCGTTTACCAATTCATATTGTTGAAAAACTTAATAAACTTAAAAAAGCCCAGCGTACTCTTAAACAGAAATTACAGCGTCAACCAAGTGAAGAAGAATTGGCTGAAGAATTAGATGTTTCCCATTCTCAGCTTCGCCAATTATTACAGTTAAGAAGACAATCTCTTTCGCTTAATCATCGTGTCGGAAAAGGAGAAGATACTGAATTAGTCGATCTCCTCGAAGATAGCGATCTCCAGTTACCTGAAGATCAAATGAATGAGGCGATGATGCGTCAAGAAATCTCTGATGTTCTTAGTGATGTCTTGACAGAAAGAGAAAAAGATGTTATATCTATGCGCTATGGTTTAGCTACCAGTCAACCCTACACTTTGGAAGAAGTAGGAGGAATGTTTAATCTTTCTCGCGAGCGCGTGCGTCAGATTCAAAGTAAAGCCATGCGTAAATTACGTCGTCCCCAAGTTGCGCGGCGACTCAGAGGTTGGCTTAATTAG
- a CDS encoding GNAT family N-acetyltransferase, translating into MCKKFQIRAATSADVVAIFELIKALAEYEKLSDLVTGNCEKLREHLFGEHHYIEAIVAEWEAKIVGFALFFPNYSTFLTKPGIYLEDLFVLPEYRRQGIGKEMLSYLAQLAVERDAGRLEWSVLDWNEPAIAFYQSLGAVILPDWRICRVTGEALPKLASGEG; encoded by the coding sequence ATGTGCAAAAAATTTCAGATACGCGCCGCTACATCTGCTGATGTAGTGGCGATATTTGAGTTAATTAAAGCTCTCGCAGAATATGAAAAACTCTCCGATTTAGTAACCGGAAATTGTGAAAAATTGCGAGAGCATTTGTTTGGAGAGCATCATTATATAGAGGCGATTGTCGCAGAATGGGAGGCAAAAATAGTCGGTTTTGCCTTGTTTTTTCCTAACTATTCCACATTTTTAACGAAACCAGGTATTTATTTAGAAGATTTATTTGTCTTACCAGAATATCGTCGTCAGGGAATTGGTAAAGAAATGTTAAGTTATCTTGCTCAATTAGCAGTAGAGCGAGATGCAGGTAGATTAGAGTGGAGTGTCTTAGACTGGAACGAACCAGCGATCGCCTTTTATCAATCTCTGGGTGCTGTTATTTTACCAGACTGGCGTATTTGTCGAGTCACAGGTGAAGCTTTGCCAAAATTAGCGTCTGGGGAAGGTTAA
- a CDS encoding WD40 domain-containing protein: MNMLYWLEILEGISLVAAVLGIILAAITQQFLLAAIPLSVNLVLNAVNRQLETKEENKREKDNQRQSEQFRQEIGQLHQIIQPLSQRQDRLQEQINEDFTQIHQLVDSLPDTTNHRLAQFSTRIEQLQAIVAPFSEWQIEWERETTRQLEQTNFDLAQLQQKVELLEDCQAEYEEKNKQRNERLNSAIASSQEAVGLMQKSQKELQVSFAEKIELQGTVNRENEQNFTQLNTNIGEINQVVEKLLARLTTLETETNKRFKQASYQIKKLGQVVKSLSALRQELVTENTQKLEQFQGELQQLKAQIEPLENYRLGEERKNEGESEQLNVAIAQLQQAVEYVQEEISALERESQEQREELQEEIARTVEQVDLMAQEQIGLQAQSQQQERQLQQQIERLQASLDRLNLTPHFQRELSGEEVNLSTKNNWQNWQVVQTITLDGDRVHSLAFSPDGETLVSDLNDRAIALWDLNTGSQTQLFDGHSDTVVCVAFSPDKMTIASGSEDSTIRLWDLNTGKEIWTIEATQERINSLTFSPDGLKLASGGGDCKIKLWDVKTTRQLHCWTGAWGSVNAVTFSPNGNSIAMGSQDGYLIVWDVHTGEKIGDYGDCLEVNCLAFSPNSLTIAAGCQEQGENGLKPSINLWDLRTQEKKLSLKGHSQIVKAVTFLANGKTIASGSADGTIRLWREKLTLQGDRDAVSAVAFSPDANAVGASVAIASHDGTIKIWRIVNS; the protein is encoded by the coding sequence ATGAATATGCTCTATTGGCTAGAAATATTAGAAGGAATTTCCCTGGTTGCTGCGGTATTAGGAATTATCCTCGCAGCAATCACTCAGCAATTTCTGTTGGCGGCAATTCCCTTGAGTGTTAATTTAGTTTTGAATGCGGTTAACCGACAGCTAGAAACTAAGGAGGAAAATAAGCGAGAGAAAGATAATCAGCGACAATCCGAGCAATTCAGACAAGAAATTGGGCAATTACATCAAATTATACAGCCTTTATCTCAGCGACAAGATCGCTTGCAAGAGCAAATTAATGAGGATTTCACGCAAATTCATCAATTAGTTGACTCGCTACCAGATACTACTAACCATCGATTAGCGCAATTTAGCACCAGAATCGAACAATTACAAGCAATAGTTGCACCTTTCTCTGAGTGGCAAATAGAATGGGAAAGAGAAACTACTCGTCAGTTAGAACAAACTAATTTTGATTTGGCACAATTACAACAAAAAGTTGAACTACTGGAGGATTGTCAGGCAGAATACGAAGAAAAAAATAAGCAACGAAATGAGCGATTAAATTCGGCGATCGCGTCATCTCAGGAAGCAGTTGGTTTAATGCAAAAGTCTCAAAAAGAGTTGCAGGTTTCCTTTGCAGAAAAAATTGAACTACAAGGGACGGTAAATAGAGAAAATGAACAGAATTTTACTCAATTAAATACCAATATTGGCGAAATTAATCAAGTTGTAGAAAAACTACTAGCTCGTTTGACAACTCTGGAGACAGAAACAAATAAACGGTTTAAACAAGCTAGTTATCAAATTAAAAAACTAGGACAAGTAGTTAAATCATTGTCTGCGTTACGCCAAGAATTGGTGACAGAAAACACTCAGAAATTAGAGCAGTTTCAAGGTGAGTTGCAGCAGCTCAAAGCCCAAATCGAACCTCTAGAAAATTATCGGTTAGGAGAAGAAAGAAAAAATGAGGGAGAAAGCGAACAATTGAATGTCGCGATCGCGCAATTACAACAAGCAGTTGAGTATGTGCAAGAAGAAATTTCTGCTTTAGAAAGAGAAAGTCAAGAACAACGAGAGGAATTACAGGAAGAAATTGCGAGAACTGTGGAACAAGTTGATTTAATGGCTCAAGAGCAAATAGGATTACAAGCTCAAAGTCAACAACAGGAGCGGCAGTTACAACAGCAGATAGAGCGACTTCAAGCTAGTCTCGATCGCTTGAATTTAACTCCGCATTTTCAAAGAGAATTATCGGGAGAAGAGGTGAATTTATCAACTAAAAATAACTGGCAAAATTGGCAAGTTGTTCAGACAATTACCCTCGATGGCGATCGAGTTCATTCCCTAGCATTTAGTCCCGATGGAGAAACACTTGTTAGCGATCTGAACGATCGCGCGATCGCGTTGTGGGATCTGAATACAGGATCGCAAACGCAACTCTTTGACGGACATTCGGATACAGTTGTTTGTGTAGCTTTTAGTCCCGATAAAATGACAATTGCTTCGGGTAGCGAGGATAGCACTATTCGTTTGTGGGATCTGAATACGGGAAAGGAAATTTGGACAATAGAAGCAACTCAAGAGCGGATTAATTCTCTTACTTTTAGCCCTGATGGTTTGAAACTTGCCTCTGGTGGAGGTGATTGTAAAATTAAACTGTGGGATGTGAAAACTACGCGTCAATTACACTGTTGGACTGGTGCTTGGGGTAGTGTAAATGCAGTTACTTTTAGCCCAAATGGAAACTCGATTGCTATGGGATCTCAAGATGGTTATCTGATAGTTTGGGATGTTCATACAGGTGAAAAAATTGGCGATTATGGAGATTGTTTAGAAGTTAATTGTCTCGCATTTAGTCCTAATAGTTTGACTATTGCTGCTGGTTGTCAAGAACAAGGAGAAAATGGCTTGAAACCCTCTATAAATTTGTGGGATTTGCGTACTCAGGAGAAAAAGCTTTCCCTCAAAGGACATAGTCAAATCGTGAAAGCTGTAACTTTTTTGGCAAATGGCAAAACGATCGCTAGTGGTAGTGCCGATGGTACAATTCGCTTATGGCGTGAAAAACTGACTCTCCAAGGAGATCGCGATGCAGTCAGCGCCGTGGCTTTTTCTCCCGATGCAAACGCAGTTGGTGCTTCTGTGGCGATCGCTTCCCATGATGGGACAATTAAAATTTGGCGAATTGTTAATTCCTAA
- a CDS encoding glycogen debranching protein, with amino-acid sequence MTIWVNEQIDPSGLLYACIASSNEDLAKDCHKSFENNLTEKQKSAGWVARLRTVTSWDDLPANTLKLS; translated from the coding sequence ATGACTATTTGGGTAAACGAACAAATCGATCCTTCTGGACTTCTTTATGCTTGTATTGCTTCTTCCAATGAAGATTTGGCTAAGGATTGTCATAAATCTTTTGAAAATAACTTGACAGAAAAACAAAAGTCTGCTGGGTGGGTGGCGCGTTTGCGGACTGTGACATCTTGGGACGATCTCCCCGCAAATACGCTGAAATTAAGTTAA
- a CDS encoding chloride channel protein produces MAFLKDFRTRLGLSNLARRSLDTRYALVEACGIGLISALAALLLKQGIGWVGLSRLQAANHYGAWVVLPLAGLTLGIIAGWCVETLSLAAAGGGIPQVKAALAQFPIPLSLRVALVKLFSTILVLGAGLTLGRRGPTVHIGAALAAQLSNWLPTSPEHRRQMIAAGAAAGLAAGFNTPIAGVLFVVEELMRDVSSLTLETAILASFTGAVVSRTFGSPNLDITDTLTNLPAQSNFQSTDLPFYILLGILAGLLGALFNRGILWSLAFNRRLPWAMPWRVGVAGLLSGTIIAALPDFFRNNAALREFLIAGDVGWEANAIAFVAHFCLTLIAYGSGAPGGLFAPTLVLGSALGYLVGTTEVAFLGMGSPTTYALAGMGAFFTAAIRVPVTAIVIIFEITSDFGLVLPLMVACAVAYVVGESVFSGSLYQHLLEKSGIELKEDNRDRNILAGLKATDVMERRVQTLPLDTTEEETKMAFRRSSHRGFPVMHKGKLVGIVTQADLAKEVESTPKKAVSYLGKIMTPHPITVNPKATLSDVLYLINRYQLSHLPVVENHKLVGIITRRDIIKAEAKQLSGEKNQTSYTPEPSYIIYQTRAPAVGRGRILLPLSNPKTAPALLKIAIAIAKERRYELECLCIIPVSRHKSPAQARVNTNPSRQLLAVAEKLASRQIPLHTQIRIAHDTAETILEVISQQHIDLTLMGWKGRTDTAGKIFGSVVDTIVRQAPGDVILVKLGTQANAYPNNNYTSTSWLIPIAGGPNAQRAIQLLPAFKSLTRSAYIWLCQVYPPDKPVLDTTALENTARQIRSEYKIPTMAIPIRSRSVTEAITRFANTEQCDVLMLGASREGLLQQAIQGNIPEAIARNVNSTTILVRSPLDRGEAVRD; encoded by the coding sequence GCCTTAGTCGAAGCTTGTGGGATCGGACTTATTTCGGCACTCGCAGCCTTATTACTCAAACAAGGTATTGGCTGGGTAGGATTGTCTCGCCTTCAAGCAGCTAACCATTATGGGGCTTGGGTAGTTTTGCCCTTAGCAGGATTAACTTTAGGAATAATTGCAGGTTGGTGCGTCGAAACCTTATCTTTAGCGGCGGCTGGTGGAGGTATTCCCCAAGTCAAAGCAGCATTAGCACAGTTTCCCATCCCTTTATCTTTACGAGTAGCACTGGTGAAACTATTCAGCACGATTTTAGTGTTGGGGGCAGGTTTAACATTAGGGAGACGAGGTCCGACAGTACATATTGGTGCGGCTTTGGCGGCGCAACTGAGTAATTGGTTGCCGACTTCCCCCGAACATCGGCGGCAAATGATTGCGGCGGGAGCAGCCGCAGGTTTAGCTGCGGGCTTTAATACACCCATTGCTGGCGTACTCTTTGTCGTTGAGGAACTGATGCGCGATGTTTCCAGCTTAACCTTAGAAACAGCAATTCTGGCTTCGTTTACAGGTGCAGTGGTTTCGCGTACTTTCGGATCGCCTAACCTGGATATTACCGATACTCTAACTAATTTACCCGCTCAAAGTAATTTTCAAAGTACAGATCTTCCTTTTTATATTCTCTTGGGAATTTTAGCAGGGTTATTAGGAGCTTTATTTAATCGCGGTATTCTCTGGAGTTTAGCATTCAACCGCCGCCTACCTTGGGCAATGCCTTGGCGGGTTGGGGTAGCAGGTTTACTCAGTGGGACGATTATCGCAGCTTTACCCGATTTTTTTCGTAACAATGCCGCTTTGCGGGAATTTTTAATTGCTGGGGATGTGGGTTGGGAAGCAAACGCGATCGCCTTTGTCGCTCATTTTTGCCTCACGTTAATAGCTTACGGTTCTGGCGCACCTGGTGGTTTATTTGCTCCTACTTTAGTTCTCGGTTCCGCTCTTGGTTATTTAGTGGGAACTACTGAAGTAGCATTTTTAGGGATGGGAAGCCCGACAACCTATGCTTTAGCGGGAATGGGAGCCTTTTTTACTGCCGCGATCAGAGTTCCGGTGACGGCGATTGTGATTATTTTTGAGATTACTTCTGATTTTGGTTTAGTTTTACCTTTAATGGTCGCTTGTGCTGTTGCTTATGTGGTAGGAGAAAGCGTTTTTAGTGGTTCTCTTTATCAACACTTACTAGAAAAAAGTGGAATCGAACTCAAAGAAGATAACCGCGATCGCAATATTTTAGCAGGACTGAAAGCTACTGATGTTATGGAACGCCGCGTGCAAACTTTACCTTTAGATACCACTGAGGAAGAAACCAAGATGGCTTTTCGGCGATCGTCTCATCGTGGTTTTCCCGTGATGCACAAAGGTAAATTAGTCGGTATTGTCACCCAAGCAGATTTAGCCAAAGAGGTAGAAAGCACTCCGAAAAAAGCTGTCAGCTATTTGGGAAAAATCATGACTCCTCACCCAATTACAGTTAATCCCAAAGCTACTTTAAGCGATGTACTTTATTTAATCAATCGCTATCAACTTTCTCACCTACCTGTAGTTGAAAATCACAAGTTAGTGGGAATTATTACCCGTCGCGACATTATTAAAGCCGAAGCTAAACAACTATCAGGAGAAAAAAACCAAACCAGTTATACTCCCGAACCTTCTTACATTATTTACCAAACTCGCGCCCCAGCCGTAGGTAGAGGGAGAATCTTATTACCTTTATCCAACCCGAAAACCGCACCAGCTTTATTGAAAATTGCGATCGCGATCGCCAAGGAACGTCGCTACGAATTAGAATGTTTATGTATTATTCCTGTCTCTCGTCACAAATCCCCAGCCCAAGCCCGCGTCAACACTAATCCCAGTCGTCAACTCCTTGCAGTAGCTGAAAAACTTGCATCTAGACAAATTCCTCTCCATACACAAATTCGCATCGCTCACGACACCGCAGAGACAATTTTAGAAGTAATTTCCCAACAACATATCGACTTAACTTTAATGGGTTGGAAAGGTCGTACTGATACCGCAGGAAAAATCTTTGGTTCTGTTGTCGATACTATCGTCCGTCAAGCTCCAGGTGATGTCATTTTAGTCAAACTCGGAACCCAAGCAAATGCTTATCCAAACAATAACTATACTTCCACAAGCTGGCTAATTCCGATCGCCGGAGGTCCAAACGCCCAACGAGCAATTCAACTTTTACCTGCTTTCAAGAGTTTAACCCGTTCTGCCTATATCTGGCTATGCCAAGTTTACCCTCCCGACAAGCCAGTTTTAGATACTACTGCCTTAGAAAATACTGCTCGCCAAATTCGCTCAGAATACAAAATTCCCACGATGGCGATCCCCATTCGCTCTCGTTCGGTCACGGAAGCTATAACCCGTTTTGCAAACACCGAACAATGCGACGTACTCATGCTTGGTGCTAGTCGTGAAGGTTTGCTCCAACAAGCAATTCAAGGCAATATTCCCGAAGCGATCGCCCGCAATGTCAACAGTACCACAATTTTAGTTCGCAGCCCCCTCGATCGCGGCGAAGCGGTTAGAGATTAG